The Prunus persica cultivar Lovell chromosome G7, Prunus_persica_NCBIv2, whole genome shotgun sequence genome has a segment encoding these proteins:
- the LOC18770467 gene encoding probable transcription factor At5g61620, translating into MGRKCSHCGNIGHNSRTCTNFRGTGTSFSVGHVGVRLFGVQLHHHDHHHLMMPSSSNMNHHVAMSMKKSFSMDCLPTSSASSSSPSSSRISVDENSIQDKASIGYLSDGLICRAQERKKGVPWTEEEHRTFLIGLEKLGKGDWRGISRNYVTTRTPTQVASHAQKYFLRQATLTKKKRRSSLFDMFGRSNNINLSTGHPANTNTSHYKQPLSDDHQVLPPQHNNIIHDNSGATLPLLELGTSVAAQNPNLDNLKPDHCSANQQLPVWIYGLIDSQMKYSSNIAASKPGSSASVVPDLELKLAAPASPSLEQKNKSSPSPAGPLLNLGPISVT; encoded by the exons ATGGGCAGAAAGTGCTCACATTGTGGAAACATAGGCCACAATTCAAGGACCTGCACGAATTTCAGAGGGACTGGTACAAGTTTTAGTGTTGGTCATGTTGGGGTTAGGCTCTTTGGTGTCCAACTTCATCatcatgatcatcatcatctcatGATGCCTTCATCATCTAATATGAATCATCATGTTGCCATGTCCATGAAGAAAAGTTTCAGCATGGATTGCTTGCCCACGTCATCGGCCTCATCGTCCTCCCCATCTTCTTCAAGAATTTCTGTGGATGAGAATTCTATTCAGGATAAAGCATCCATCGGCTATCTCTCTGATGGTCTCATATGCCGAGCCCAAGAGAGGAAAAAGG GAGTTCCATGGACAGAAGAGGAGCACCGGACGTTTCTAATCGGTCTCGAGAAGCTTGGAAAGGGTGACTGGAGAGGCATCTCTAGGAACTATGTGACCACAAGAACCCCAACCCAAGTTGCCAGCCATGCTCAGAAGTACTTTCTCAGGCAAGCAACCCTCACCAAGAAGAAACGACGTTCTAGCCTCTTCGACATG TTTGGGAGGAGCAACAATATCAATCTGTCAACTGGTCATCCTGCCAATACCAACACCTCTCATTATAAGCAGCCATTAAGCGATGATCATCAAGTTCTTCCTCCTCAACATAACAATATTATTCATGACAACTCTGGTGCCACGCTGCCTCTGCTTGAACTCGGCACCTCCGTAGCAGCTCAAAATCCAAACTTAGATAATCTAAAACCGGATCACTGCAGTGCTAATCAGCAGCTACCGGTTTGGATTTACGGATTGATCGATTCCCAGATGAAATATTCATCAAACATTGCTGCCTCAAAACCCGGTTCATCAGCATCAGTTGTACCGGATCTAGAGCTCAAGCTTGCCGCGCCAGCTAGTCCTAGTttggaacaaaaaaataaatcttcCCCATCCCCAGCAGGTCCCCTCCTTAATCTTGGACCAATTAGTgttacatga